The following are encoded together in the Bacillus sp. V2I10 genome:
- the cysI gene encoding assimilatory sulfite reductase (NADPH) hemoprotein subunit, giving the protein MVNKLLTAPDGPPSDVEDIKERSNYLRGTLKEVMQDRISGGIPDDDNRLMKHHGSYLQDDRDLRNERQKQKLEPAYQFMLRVRMAGGVAKPEQWLVMDDLAQKYGNGTLKLTTRQTFQMHGILKWNMKQTIKEIHASMLDTIAACGDVNRNVMCISNPYQSDIHSEVYEWSRRLSDDLLPRTRAYHEIWLDEEKVAGTPDTEEIEPMYGPLYLPRKFKIGIAVPPSNDIDVFSQDLGFIAIVEGGKLTGFNIAIGGGMGMSHGDKATYPQLAKVIGFCAPHQIVDVAEKIITIQRDYGNRSVRKNARFKYTVDRLGLDAVKEELENRLGWNLEEAKSYHFDNNGDRYGWVKGMDGKWHFTLFVEGGRVADFDGYKLMTGLREIAKVHKGEIRLTANQNLIISNVPSHQRKKINDLIDQFGLTDGKHYSALRRSSLACVALPTCGLAMAEAERYLPVLIDKIEAIVDENGLRNEEITIRMTGCPNGCARHALGEIAFIGKAPGKYNMYLGAAFDGSRLSKMYRENIGEEEILSELRVLLSRYAKERTEKEHFGDFAVRAGVIKEVTDGTNFHD; this is encoded by the coding sequence ATGGTGAACAAACTATTAACAGCGCCGGATGGCCCGCCAAGTGATGTAGAAGATATTAAGGAAAGAAGCAATTATTTGCGCGGTACACTGAAGGAGGTCATGCAGGACCGGATCAGTGGCGGAATTCCTGATGATGACAACCGTCTCATGAAGCATCACGGCAGTTATTTGCAGGATGACCGTGATCTTCGAAATGAGCGTCAAAAGCAAAAGCTTGAACCTGCTTATCAGTTTATGCTCCGCGTCCGCATGGCGGGCGGGGTGGCAAAGCCAGAACAATGGCTTGTCATGGACGATCTTGCCCAAAAGTACGGAAATGGCACGTTAAAGCTGACTACGCGCCAGACCTTTCAAATGCACGGCATTTTAAAATGGAATATGAAGCAGACCATTAAGGAAATTCATGCGTCGATGCTCGATACCATTGCCGCCTGCGGAGATGTAAACCGGAACGTGATGTGCATTTCGAACCCTTATCAATCTGATATCCATTCTGAAGTGTATGAATGGTCAAGAAGATTGAGTGATGATTTACTTCCGCGCACGAGAGCGTATCATGAAATTTGGCTTGATGAAGAAAAAGTAGCGGGAACGCCTGACACGGAAGAAATTGAGCCGATGTATGGGCCGCTGTACTTGCCGCGTAAATTTAAAATCGGTATTGCAGTCCCGCCTTCAAATGACATCGATGTCTTTTCACAGGATCTGGGCTTCATCGCGATCGTTGAAGGAGGTAAGCTCACAGGGTTCAATATTGCAATCGGCGGGGGAATGGGAATGTCCCACGGTGACAAAGCGACGTATCCTCAGCTTGCAAAAGTAATTGGATTCTGCGCTCCTCATCAAATTGTCGATGTTGCTGAAAAGATCATTACCATTCAGCGGGATTATGGAAATCGTTCTGTCCGCAAAAATGCCCGTTTCAAGTACACAGTTGACCGCTTAGGGCTGGATGCGGTAAAAGAAGAACTTGAAAACCGCCTGGGATGGAATCTTGAAGAAGCAAAGAGCTATCACTTTGACAATAACGGGGACCGATATGGCTGGGTAAAAGGAATGGATGGCAAGTGGCACTTTACTCTTTTTGTAGAAGGCGGACGCGTAGCAGATTTTGATGGCTACAAGCTGATGACAGGTCTGCGTGAGATTGCAAAAGTCCATAAAGGTGAAATCCGTCTGACTGCCAATCAAAACTTAATTATATCTAATGTCCCAAGCCATCAAAGGAAAAAAATCAACGATCTGATTGACCAATTCGGGCTGACTGACGGCAAGCATTACTCTGCACTGCGCCGCAGCTCACTCGCGTGTGTTGCCCTGCCGACATGCGGCCTTGCAATGGCTGAGGCAGAGCGTTACTTACCGGTGCTGATCGATAAAATTGAAGCCATCGTTGATGAAAACGGGCTGCGAAACGAAGAGATTACCATTCGAATGACCGGCTGTCCGAACGGCTGTGCACGCCATGCTTTGGGTGAGATTGCCTTTATAGGCAAAGCGCCCGGCAAGTACAATATGTATTTGGGTGCAGCTTTTGACGGCAGCCGCCTGAGCAAGATGTACCGTGAAAACATCGGGGAAGAAGAGATTTTAAGCGAACTTCGCGTCCTTCTTTCACGCTACGCAAAAGAGAGGACAGAGAAAGAACACTTTGGAGACTTTGCCGTTCGGGCAGGAGTCATAAAAGAAGTAACAGACGGTACAAATTTTCATGATTGA
- a CDS encoding DNA alkylation repair protein yields the protein MAEALKNIYNEAFIETLLYAIDQEYTLFDSEQFRTRFFEEGWENLALKQRMRKITVCLKNSLPEDYQDALQILYKIAPQFNGLGGIIFPDYVEQYGLQEWDESMHALAYFTVFSTSEFAVRPFLIKDGKRMLEQMLKWSTHSNENVRRLASEGSRPRLPWGAAVPSLKEDPRQTLPILENLKNDHSLYVRKSVANHLNDISYTHSEFVLSIANEWSGKNKYTDWIIKHACRSLLKKGNREALALFGYGNDSPIKIEHLTLHPDTIQIGDSIQFTFHISAESTIPVRVEYAIDYVKSRGQRNRKVFMLKTRNMKQGEKNIITKTHPFKDLTTRKHYKGIHTLSIVINGAVKAEKDFIIQ from the coding sequence ATGGCTGAGGCACTAAAAAATATTTATAATGAAGCTTTTATTGAGACGTTGCTTTATGCAATAGATCAGGAATACACTTTATTTGATTCCGAACAATTCCGCACTCGTTTTTTTGAAGAAGGCTGGGAGAATTTAGCGTTAAAGCAGCGGATGAGAAAGATTACAGTGTGTTTAAAAAATTCACTGCCTGAGGACTATCAGGATGCTCTCCAGATTTTATATAAAATTGCACCGCAATTTAATGGTCTTGGCGGCATCATTTTCCCCGATTACGTGGAGCAATATGGTTTGCAGGAATGGGACGAATCAATGCATGCGTTAGCTTACTTTACAGTATTCTCAACTTCAGAATTTGCAGTCCGACCTTTTTTAATTAAAGATGGGAAGCGTATGCTTGAACAAATGCTGAAGTGGTCCACCCATTCAAATGAGAATGTAAGAAGACTGGCGAGCGAGGGGAGCAGACCAAGACTTCCTTGGGGAGCAGCGGTTCCTTCATTAAAAGAAGACCCCCGGCAAACATTGCCGATTTTAGAAAACCTGAAAAATGATCATTCTTTATATGTTCGCAAGAGTGTTGCCAATCATCTAAATGATATTTCCTACACACACTCTGAGTTTGTTTTAAGCATAGCGAATGAATGGAGCGGAAAGAACAAATATACGGATTGGATAATCAAGCATGCCTGTCGTTCATTACTTAAAAAAGGAAACAGAGAAGCACTTGCGCTATTTGGATATGGAAATGACAGTCCAATAAAAATTGAGCACCTGACCCTTCATCCCGATACTATCCAGATTGGAGACAGTATTCAATTTACATTTCATATTTCAGCAGAAAGCACAATTCCAGTCAGGGTGGAATATGCAATTGATTATGTGAAATCACGGGGACAGCGAAATCGAAAGGTATTTATGCTGAAAACACGCAATATGAAGCAGGGGGAAAAAAACATCATCACAAAAACTCATCCTTTTAAAGATTTAACAACAAGAAAGCATTATAAAGGAATACACACTTTATCCATTGTTATTAATGGTGCAGTAAAAGCAGAGAAAGATTTTATCATTCAATAA
- a CDS encoding KGG domain-containing protein produces the protein MTNQNNGKMSREEAGRMGGQATADSHDKEFYQEIGKKGGEATASQQNQSNTNNSSSDNNGKMSREEAGRKGGQASSSNQNQSNANNSSSDDNGKMSREEAGRKGGQASSSNQNQSNANNSSSDDNGKMSREEAGRKGGQATADSHDKEFYQEIGQKGGEKSRR, from the coding sequence ATGACTAATCAAAACAATGGCAAAATGAGCCGCGAAGAAGCAGGACGGATGGGCGGACAGGCTACAGCTGATTCTCACGACAAGGAATTTTACCAGGAAATCGGAAAAAAAGGCGGCGAAGCAACTGCCTCTCAGCAAAACCAATCGAATACTAACAACAGCAGTTCAGACAATAATGGTAAAATGAGCCGTGAGGAAGCAGGACGCAAAGGCGGACAAGCAAGCTCCTCTAACCAAAATCAATCGAACGCTAACAACAGCAGCTCAGACGATAACGGTAAAATGAGCCGCGAAGAAGCGGGACGCAAAGGCGGACAAGCAAGCTCTTCTAACCAAAATCAATCGAACGCTAACAACAGCAGCTCAGACGATAACGGTAAAATGAGCCGCGAAGAAGCGGGACGCAAAGGCGGACAAGCTACAGCTGATTCTCATGATAAGGAGTTTTACCAGGAGATCGGGCAAAAAGGAGGCGAAAAAAGCAGACGATAA
- a CDS encoding nucleoside transporter C-terminal domain-containing protein, which produces MYFLLNILGVLVVIGIVYICSPNKRNVKWKAILALIVVEFIITWFMLSTKIGTWVINQIAAFFTWLISCANEGISFVFPSAMANEQVDFFFSALMPIIFIITFFDILSYFGILTWIIDKVGWLISKVSGLPKLESFFSIQMMFLGNTEALAVLRLQLGAIKTQRLLTFGIMGMSSISGSIIGAYLSMVPATYVFVAIPLNCLNALLIANMLNPVAVSREEDVVYVPTKEERKDFFSTISNSMLVGIKMVIVITAMVIGYVALTASLNGILSFFVNGLTIQKIFSVLFSPFAFLLGLTGSDAMYVAQLMGIKLATNEFVALLDLKDKVGGLAPHTVAVAVTFLTSFANFSTVGMIYGTFNSILDEEKSHIIGRNVWKMLLSGMAVSLLSAMVVGLFIW; this is translated from the coding sequence ATGTATTTCTTGTTAAATATACTAGGTGTACTAGTTGTAATTGGAATTGTTTATATTTGTTCACCTAATAAAAGGAATGTTAAATGGAAAGCTATTCTAGCCTTGATCGTTGTTGAATTCATAATTACTTGGTTCATGTTATCGACTAAAATCGGGACATGGGTCATTAATCAAATTGCAGCTTTCTTTACCTGGCTGATTTCATGCGCAAATGAAGGGATATCTTTTGTTTTCCCATCTGCAATGGCAAATGAGCAGGTTGATTTCTTTTTCAGTGCATTAATGCCGATTATTTTCATTATTACGTTTTTTGACATATTATCGTATTTCGGTATTCTGACCTGGATTATCGATAAAGTAGGCTGGCTTATCTCAAAAGTGTCAGGTTTGCCAAAACTTGAGAGTTTTTTTTCCATCCAGATGATGTTTCTTGGAAATACCGAAGCTCTTGCTGTTTTGCGTCTTCAACTTGGTGCTATAAAAACTCAGAGATTGCTGACATTTGGAATAATGGGCATGAGCAGTATAAGCGGATCCATTATCGGGGCTTATTTATCCATGGTTCCTGCAACATATGTGTTTGTTGCTATTCCATTAAACTGTTTAAACGCACTGCTGATTGCAAACATGCTAAATCCTGTCGCTGTCAGCAGAGAGGAGGATGTAGTATATGTTCCTACTAAAGAGGAACGTAAAGATTTCTTTTCCACTATTTCAAACAGTATGCTTGTGGGGATAAAGATGGTCATTGTCATTACGGCAATGGTTATCGGTTATGTAGCATTGACGGCCAGTTTAAATGGTATATTAAGTTTCTTTGTCAACGGTTTGACGATTCAAAAAATCTTCTCAGTTCTTTTTAGTCCATTCGCTTTCTTGCTTGGATTAACTGGGAGTGATGCGATGTATGTTGCTCAATTAATGGGGATCAAACTTGCTACAAATGAGTTTGTTGCCTTGCTCGATTTAAAAGATAAGGTTGGCGGCCTTGCTCCGCATACTGTTGCCGTTGCAGTGACGTTCCTCACCTCATTTGCCAACTTCAGTACAGTAGGTATGATTTATGGAACGTTTAATTCTATCCTTGATGAAGAAAAATCGCACATTATCGGAAGGAATGTCTGGAAGATGCTGCTTAGCGGAATGGCTGTATCCTTGTTAAGTGCTATGGTAGTTGGATTATTCATTTGGTAA